Proteins encoded by one window of Engraulis encrasicolus isolate BLACKSEA-1 chromosome 23, IST_EnEncr_1.0, whole genome shotgun sequence:
- the vma21 gene encoding vacuolar ATPase assembly integral membrane protein vma21, producing the protein MDSYGNSAMAPPMQMAPDFRGNESSLVSALKTLLFFTLLMITLPIGLYFASKSLIFEASFQMSSSDSYFYAAIVAVLAVHVVLALFVYVAWNEGSGTKRKEGKHD; encoded by the exons ATGGATAGCTACGGGAACTCTGCTATGGCGCCACCAATGCAAATGGCCCCAGACTTCAGAGG AAATGAGAGCTCCTTGGTGTCTGCACTAAAGACGTTGCTGTTCTTCACCCTTCTTATGATCACACTACCCATTGGTTTATACTTTGCATCAAAATCACTGATATTTGAAG CCTCTTTCCAGATGTCCAGTTCAGACAGCTACTTCTACGCCGCCATTGTGGCTGTGCTGGCGGTGCATGTGGTCCTGGCGCTATTCGTCTACGTGGCCTGGAACGAGGGATCTGGCACAAAGAGGAAGGAGGGCAAGCATGActaa